CAccttgatcgtgtctgcacaacgactccgtccgtattttcaagcgcacgcTATTGTGgttctcaccgaccagcccctgagggcgatcttgcgccaccccgacacatcagggcgactggcgaaatgggcgatgaagctaagtgagttcgacattcagtaccgaccacgaCCAGCCTTGAAAGCTTAGGTCTTGGCTGACTTTATTGCGGAGTGCTCGACGACCGACCAAGAATCGGAAGGCGGGAGCCCTGGAGAAGTTGCAATCTCCGAACCTGACCCCAGgtctacctgggtgttgcacatcgacggagcttccaacgctcgagggagcggggccgggttcctacTCACCAACTCaaagggagtggttaccgagtatgccctccggtttgactttaaagcctccaataatcaagtcgagtacgaagcgctcctcgctggcttgagagtagtgaaggagcttgggatcgatagcctcagagtcttctccgactcccagctgatcgtggggcaagttAAAGTTGATTTTGCttcaagaatgaaaaaaaatacttttgaaatgACCATAATACATACATTTGAACTATTTATAGGCATTTCTCATTATTTACAAGTCCATCGatggatttttttaaattatccaaaGGCTTCTAATCTGTTTATAATTATCAATATTGGTGATGGTGCTTATAAAGAAACGAGGAGAATTAGCTTGAATAAATTAAGGGACTTTGGATCCTCATAATTAGTTTAaataatctgaaaattctaaagaTATATTCAGTTTGTGACCAAAATCATAATCGAAATAATTGGATTGAGAATGAAAATAGATATATTCTCTTATACATTTTGTTcgtatttgaaattgaaattgaaattaaaatgacATTTGAATGTCAGGAGAGATTGAGATTAAATTTTGGGACATTGAAGCATTCTTATTCTCCTTCAAAATTGAAAGAGGAATGAGACTCCTTCAATCAAACACTTATTCCCATTTTAATTTCAGAGCTCAACTCCTCTCAACTAAATATATCTTAAATTTAGATTTTGATCTCTAatctatatataatttaattataagatttttttgagaaaaaaataaaagaaagagttGAACTAATTATGAGATTTTAGATCCCGCAATTAGTTCAGCCAATCTAAAatccaagcttttttttttttatgataaataaggATTGCTTCTTAATCTTATACAGATCATATTTCAGCAAAACAGGCTCACAGCTCATAAATATAAGATTCAAGCTTCGAACCAAATAATATGAAATTCTTTGTGTGCCATCCACGATGGTCAATCGTGCGCATCGCTCACGATGATTGATTTTTATATggatcgataaattttttttatatttcatatctTATTTTTGTGCGTAAATCAACCAGGCGATGCGCATATTTCTGCACggcccgcggtgcacaaagaattcctCAACTCCAATTTTCAGCCCAGACGTCCAATCTGTTTAGAATTATAAATACCAATTAAGGGTTTTTACCATAGGAGGAGAAGTTTGAACTAATTACGTCATTCCAATAACGCAATTAGTTCAATGTGGCAGTTGGCTGATCGTACTCGGGAGTCGAGGCCCCATCGACGGATGCCACGTAAGACCGGTGAACCAACCGGTGAATGGACACGGTAGCCGCCGCCGCCTTCACCACATCGATCCCATTGGAACGGCCTCTGGGACGCGCAAAAGGAGGCCTCGATGTTTCGTAGGCTCAACGCCCACCAACTGTTCGACGGTTTGCCGAGAAAATATTGCTCGGACCTCCATCAACCCACATTAGGTTTGCGTATGACTTTCGGACTCgttcctttttattttattttattttttttttgagctgaaatcggatcggatattaatatattcatatccatatttattttatttaataaatataaatataaatatagatattattcggatagaaaaattcatatccatatttattttaaatggataaggATACAATTTGGATACTGAAAGTATAGATATATTTACggatataatttagataattaaattttatgattataaaatcaaaaatattattaaatatataataaattaaattaattacatatttatctgattgtatatatatattttaaaaattaataaatactacATAAAATTATACAAGATTGCATATAGATTTGGATATTTGGATATAAATCGGATGATTgtctatctatatttatatttattttttttaatttatttaaatataaatatgaatattagtCGAATTCTTAAATTTTTGTCTGAATTTTGATTTGGATATGAAAATGAATGTGGACAGATAATATCCGTACCATTTTCATCCCTGCTGTTTTATCTCCCCGCTCTTTTGCTTATATGCCACCGCCGTTTTGGTCATCCGGAATCCGCTAGACTGAGTCGGCTCCTAATTTTGTTCGCCATATCCATGATATTTAAACTTGTCACGCATCATGATTTTTGCTATCGTTCTCGTCCTTTTCATATGAATTTATGAGAAGAAGAACCGGTTTTTCTTGCAAGATAActgtatttttttctcttcttctatgcatgcatgatgaggcCACCTGTCACGTATCACCTGTAACGTGCCCTCTCCGTTCTTCACATGTAACTTGGTGCTTGGAGACatcattttttcataaataaatataggCGTGATTGGAAATCACAAAACTATGTCATGATTTTTTTTCactccaaaagaaaagaaaaacagaaaacaaaaagaaatttCTTTCACCGGACAAAAGATAATCTTGGCATACTATCTTGTCCATGCTCTGTTACAGGTTGGTGCCTCATATGGCAACAAAAAGTGTTTGGAGGGACTTGCTCGTAAAATATTATCTAGACCTGGTATTAAAGCCATGACACGGTGATCAGTAGTAACGTAATGGCACGCCACGTTAATTGCCTTGTAATGATCCATGAAAACGATGGGCTTTAGCTTCTCAGGTACGTTGCAGAAGACTCCGTCCTATCTTTCTCTTTTCACATTACCAAACATTTTCTGCGTTGACTTGTTTTCTTTTTAAGGGCTACCTCTGTTTCTCTGTcttcccttcatctttcttctgaAAGCCATGAGACAGTCCCATTTTTGCCAAATGGACCCTCTGAAAATTTTGCTTGTAGTGGTCTGTTTGGCTTTTTTAAGTGTTTCAACTGCTTGTTCCAATGGAAATTGCAGGGTAACTTCTTGTTCTTATATTTTTAATCTAGTTCAATTCTAGTACCGTATCATTAGAACTGAAGTTAATGCCCACATTATATAATATGAAGAAATGCCATTTTGTAGCTTCTTGATGAGTGCTCGTCGGATGGTGATTGCGAATCTGGGTTGTATTGCTTCTCCTGTCCACTTGGGTTCTTGGGTTCGAGATGTGTTCGGTCGACGATCTCCGACCAATTTAAGCTAGTGGTAGTTTTCTTCGATTTCTGCGAACTTAATTTGCATTATTCCTTTCTAGCTTGATTCTTTTTCTGAAATGGAGTtgcctctttcttctctttttccctcATATAAGATTTATCTCTTGCATAATAAATGGGATTTGAATTAGATAAAGTCTTCTTATATTAGGAAAAAAGGTTAAGTATGAAAAATTTACTTTATCAGTTTATATTGACAATTTCAGTAGATCGATTTCCTTTTGGCATTATGAATTTAGAGAAGTCGTCCTGAATCAGTTCAAACTTTGTTTTTTATTTTGcaagaatagaataaaaattCAATGACCAAGACCTTTATAATATCAGTTTGCTATCAGTAGCATGGATGCTGATAAATACTTGTCCCCTGCATGTTTGCTATGCAGAATAATCTGGGAAAGGTAGCAAGATGTgagcataaaaaaattttgttatgcTTAGCCAAGAGATTCAACAATTTTCTCACTGTACATCAACTTTGTTCGGAAAATTCTCATGATACATCAATTAATTCGGCTCTGTTCAAACATTTAGTTGGCAATATCAAAATGCCTTTCTTCTAGGTGCCTCAATTCTCTGTCTGCAAGGAAAATCCTAAACTTTACTATTTGGATAGACTAGACCATTTTGTTGCAAAACACATCCACTCAGGTGGGTTAAAAGCCTCCTATTAACTCTAGTTCTGTATGCGCATCCATAGATTTAATTGTAAGATTCTGTGATTTATGTTTCCTTGCTCATTCTAAGGACTTGGGAAGACGGAACAAATCCGTCTTGTTATTGAAGTCTTTAATCTGAGGCCGACATTTTGTATTAggtacaatttttttaaaaaaaaattgttattttttaaattgatttaagcTTGCTAAAACTTGACTACTTTAACATTCGTATGACAAAATCAACCTCTGCTGTGCAGCCACCGTCACAACATATTCTATTTTCTGAGCAACAAAGGCCCAGGCCAGTTAAGCACCACATGCCAACCTATGACACCTCATTTCAAAATCTTGGATTGTCTCTAATGGACACTACCATCTATTTTGACAAGCCTGGTGGTTATTGCATAGAACATTGGAATCCTGTTTCTGCATTTTTTTGTTAATGTAAGGGCAAAGAAATATTAGACTAATTTCACTTTAAGAAAATCACCTATTATTTTGCAGTCTGCAATATTTGCTTCATGATTTTATGCACCAATGCCTTACATAATGACTCAATGTATTTGCAGTGCTTCATTTTTCTATCTCGCAATATTATTTGCCATTTTGATCAGAATGGTGAAACATCCATTTGGCTTACGTCAATCAAAATGTGGATTTTGATTATATAGTTGTCATCCACTTAATATGTTGTTTAAATTACTATATTGCAACTTTGCATCCAGTGTACCATTTTGCGACACTTTAGGCATACTACAGCATGATTCCATCCCGAGTAAATTAACTAGATTCTTGTCTTTCCATTTGCCATAGCAGTAATATCATATTACATATCTTTGTCATCAAATATTTGGGATCCTTCATTACAACATATCATGCAAAATATGTCATCTTTGTTTcttgctaattaaaaattttctataacttTGTGAAACTCTTCTGTATGCtaacaaagaaaaaaattcaatttttggTTCTTTATTTTATGCAGAACAATTCGTTGCCTTTCAATAAGTATGCTTATCTCACTACACACAACTCTTATGCAATCGAAGGGGAACCATCTCACACTGGAGTTCCACGTGTTACATTTGATAACCAAGAGGACTCTGTGACTCAACAGTTAAATGTAGAACTCATCCTTAAAAGTGTATCCAAAAGCTTATCATTTAGTTTTATTTTGATTAGTAGCTTATGCTTTCTTAACTTACTGAAGTTTAATCTCTTTAATTTGCAGAATGGTGTTCGAGCCTTAATGTTGGACACATATGACTTTGATGATGATGTATGGTTGTGCCATTCAAATGGAGGAAAGTGCAACGATTTTACCGCATTTGTGAGTATACTTGTGCATCAGTCTTTTTCATGAACTACCAGGAAGCTTATAGATTTTTAATTCACTGATACTAAATCTATGCATGGAAAATCATGTTCAGTTTGAATCATAAAGGGATTTTAGTTAAGGTATTCCTGGATAATTTAGTCTTCTATTAACCTCAAGAGATGGGAGAACTTGGACTGTTTTCACTTGTTCAATTTTGATTCCACACTTCTTCTCTAATTTCGTAGCATGGCTCATTAGCTTATTAAATTGACGTATGCTTATATCATATTTATACATGTATAATGTGACTAAGCAATTTATAGTTGTAGGAACCAGCAATAGATACGATGAAGGAGATTGAAGCCTTTTTGTCAGCAAATCCATCTGAGATTGTCACTCTAATCTTAGAAGATTATGTTAAAGCTCCAAATGGATTAACAAAAGTCTTCAATGATTCGGGTTTGTTGAAGTATTGGTTTCCAGTTTCAAGAATGCCCCAGATTGGCCAGGACTGGCCTTTGGTTAGCAACATGGTAGCAAGCAACCAACGTCTCATTGTCTTCACTTCTGTCGAATCCAAACAAGAATCAGAAGGGATAGCCTACCAGTGGAACTTCATGGTTGAAAACCAATGTAAGATACAagtctttattttaaataaaaagcattgcTTGAATAGTAGTGGTATCAGTGATGCAGAATAACTTGCCGTACCAAATTATGATTCATACCTACATAATAATTTTAGGAATGTTAACATGACCTTTATGTAGGAATATAAAGGGGGAGGAAAATTTAAGAGATATATAAAGGTGGATTTCTGTGAAGTTACAGAATTGCCAACTGAATCTTACATTGTCACAGGAAATGcatcctgttgcggccaatcccctcgtcgtctggtcgccgagaacgagcgcctgcaaaagaagtccgcactgaccggaggcggctccggcggggaccctccgacggtcaagtcagagaggagactaggcaatagtgaaaagaaaacaaggagctcaacgagagagggaaagagggagagagaggcggCAGGCCCAAGAGTTTCGAAGAGACCTCTAGCActattgccttccccgatatatatagtggagcgtggtatgacgccgtcattaatggcgcggacaattgaagaattgtcaatttaCTGTAGACTATCAGAGTCACCGTGAaggtgtcacatcgccgtggggctgtcaaatcactagggttgacccacgccttaggtgggataatgcccctaggcggcagtgccgcatgctgttgtcaggactgacagtctctggcagtagtacggcgattggaggagtcgaccgaccttaggtcggtggccagctgaggagcgttgggtggagattcggacccctccgacagtcagtcgggcacgtcgcgggagtcgggcatcggaccccctggtgcagtcggtcaggagggcggaaaaggtctgcccgaccgacatatcctcggtcGGCAGACggccgtcgatcggtcggtaacggcactcggcgatcggtcggtcggtcggtatgcccgattataagtcggcatgagcggggtccgtcggtattccccaacagttgcccccctccactcctgagtcggacggcatgctggccgatgtcttcgtttgggcagtagcgccgggcgaaaaggagtggatcctCTGTGTATCAAGTTTCGACCGTACCGTGGGTTGatatgatgtcaggcgtctcatgaatgccgggcaattcgctggcgtcagatgtccagtcggtgtcagacgttTCGTCGGCGCCTGGTGTCATGTCGGTGTCGGACGTCCTGTCGGCGTCAGACGTCCTGTtggtgtcagacgtctcgtcccgTCGGCGCCAGACGTCTCGTCCCGTCGGCGccagacgtctcgtcccatcgggaagggaaaccgtcgttcccgccgtcccttcggggatacgaaacgtcacggCCTCTGCGCCACATGGCGTGCGGCCATTGGGACGGGTCCGTTGGAGATTCCGTGACTCGAAAGAGTATCGAGAAGAGCttttggagagcggcttcctctcgtaccggGTCGGGTACCAGGACGCTCGGAAAGCCGTTCGAAGCCTGTACCtggagcttgatctcagcagcattgttctgccagagtcggaggccccagctgcggaggagacggccgacccagcatcggaaggcctcaccaccggggcggaagccgaagaagacgCAGAGCGAGCTACCGAAGATCAGGCGGCCCCGACTGCTAAAGCCAGAGCGAGTTCGCCGACCATCCCTCGCCGTTatccagtggaggaggccgactccgAGGACTAGTCGGTTTTCtgtttttatttttccttttgcTCCGGCTTGTACTCGGGCTTTGGCCCAACTTTATAAGCTTATTCtgatcttcaatgaaatcaaagtcaaagtTTTTTGGACTTGAACTTTTTTCTTCTGCATGTCTTTCCTTTTTCCATGTGTTGTGGAATGCATTTGAACACGTGAGTTGCTAACCCATATAGATCAGTTAGGATGTTCGGTAAttcgtgccgccacgaaggtagaacaagtcccgactttggatcggcctttcgatggtcgagggcctaagtcgggcgtccttcgtCCGGTTGTGAGTCGGGCATCCTTCGCCCGGTAGTGAGTCGGGCGTGTTCgttgagtcgaaagccgaccgaccgCCGGATAAGACTTGGCAGTCGGGTCTCTTCCGACGCGTTCAGTCAGATGTCGTCCGGCGCGTTTAGTCGGGGGAGCGATGATAAGTCgaatcccgatacccttgtgtcgggtatttaCACTGCGCcacatgatatacggtggtaagccgaatatcttccggccggccgtagctcgatcggtgagtcatgaatgcgacagtAGTTgtgtcgtgtgatagacggtggcaagccgaatatccttcgatcggccgtagctcggtcggtaagtcgcgaGGGTGGTCGCGcaggcattttgcctttctttggtcgaagctaagttggcaagttagccagccgcattggtcgaagcccttttgccttcagaggcggaggccgtcggttcggcgatcgatgatcgagccattgattcggtgatcgacgatcgaccgtgttggtcggggccttttgccttcagaggccgaggctgtcggttcggcgatcgatgatcgagccgttgattcggcgatcgacgattggccgtgttggtcggggccttttgccttcagaggccgaggccgtcgattcggcgatcggtgatcgagccgttgattcggcgatcgacgatcgaccgtgttggtcggagccttttgccttcagagaccgaggccgtcggtttggcgatcgatgatcgagccgttgattcggcgatcgacgatcgaccgtgttggtcagggccttttgccttcagaggccgaggccgtcggttcggcgatcggtgatcgagccgttgattcggcgatcgacgatcgagccatgttggtcggggccttttgccttcagaggccgaggccgtcgtagattctccgctccttcgatctctatcaggatctgcgcacgaggagcggggagaggggtgtaggagtcatacctgcgatgcgtcggtctcggactccgtcgtcggggcaAGATCCGTCTATCGGtggagggcctgctgggttcagcatgggcccgacctttcttccatttttcttttcggcccgtgccttaagtcaggcgccggtcggaagctccttcgtccgcgcgcatgtacttgtgcgcgcgctccagcagttcggcgtatgttcgggggagggttttgtccagggagtaggtgaaccgggacgccctcagcctccgtttcatggccgagatagtcatgtcttcgttgaggtcccggacctcaagcgtggccgcgttgaaccgcatcacgaagtatcggagcgtctcgttttctccctgtttgagggagaaaaggctgtccgacgttcgcggcggcttccggctggtgttgaagtgagccacgaaagaatgctcgagctgcccgaaggagtggatacttcccgatcgaagaccggagtaccaggccctggcagctttgcggagcgtggcggagaagccgatgcaaaagagagcgtcggttgccccttgaatcgtcatgaggactttatagctctccaggtggtcgattgggtcggtggagccgtcgtaaggctccccatgcggcatcttgaaccgatcggggatcggttcgtcgaggatgagtcgggagagaggttgggcggtctggaagttgaCGTCGTTtaaagacttctgcccgtccacctgcagctgtgcgagtcgacggtcgattttctcgaatatgcgttcgtagtcgtccgtccgtcggtgctgggagaccccaggagtggagtctccggaagagttcgagagagaggcggacggcgttcgtgggcgtttctccttccttgctcgttctagctgggagggagaatgccGTCGGGACCGGTGGGCGTCgcgccgcggccgcccctcctcttGGTGGGAGCGCTGTGGTAGGCGCTCCTGCAgaggcgacggagatcgacgcgggcgccggcggctgctcctggagggcatcggacgtgccaccGGCTGTCCGGCCGGTGATGGCGGTAGCTGGACCggctgttgctggaggcttttgaccgcgtccgtcagcacggtcctctgccgcacgatcgctgcgatttgcgcctccgtgatcaccgcggggtgtggagagctgggttccgccgcggagggtggagaagaggcctcttcccgacgggaagagcgcctcgccgatccagtgaccctcgatcgctgagctctcgtCTTTGTCATCTCGAATTTCGTGGGGATAAGGTACCGTTACGCTACCCCCTtcctggtgcgccaatctgttgcggccaatcccctcgtcgcctggtcgccgggaacgaacgcctgcaaaagaagtccgcactgaccggaggcggctccggtggggaccctctgacggtcaagtcagagaggagactaggcaacagtgaaaagaaaacaaggagcttaatgagagagggaaagagggagagagaggcggcaggcccaagagtttcgaagagatctctagcactgttgccttccccgatatatatagtggagcgtggtatggcgctgtcattaatggcgcggacaattgaagaattgtcaattcactgtagactgtcagagtcgccgtgaaggtgtcacatcgccgtggggctgtcaaatcgctagggttgacccacgccttaggtgggataatgcccctaggcggcagtgccacatgctgttgtcaggactgatAGTCTTTGGCAGTAGTatggcgattggaggagtcgactgACCTtaggtcggtagccagctgaggggcgtcgggtggagattcggacccctccgacggtcagtcgggcacgtcgcgggagttgggcatcggaccccctggtgcagtcggtcaggagggcggaaaaggtctgcccgaccgacatatcctcggtcGGCAGACggccgtcgatcggtcggtaacggcacccggcgatcggtcggtcggtcggtatgcccgattataagtcggcatgagcagggtcggtcggtattccccaacacatCCAAACCTTTTCTTATTCCTGCATGTAACTACTCTTGAACCCTTATGACAAATAAGTCTGCTTTTTAGATTATGTTAAAATTTGTAAAACCTTGATGATAACAGGAGCCTGTCAATTGTTTTCTGAAGTTTCAGATACTTTTGAGTGCAATGTTGCTAATGTTATTACTCCTAATTCTTTTGAATTATACCATTTCTAGTGTTTTGCAACACTCATTTGGAGGTACCTCAactaaattttataatatgattatgtAGACGGTGATGGTGGAATGAAAGCTGGGAACTGCTTTAATCGTGCAGAATCTGCTCCGCTTAATGACATGAGCAAGTCACTCGTTCTGGTTAACTATTTTCCGTCTATACCAGTGAAGTTAACAGCATGTGTACAGAATTCAGCAGACCTCATAGGCATGCTCAATACATGCTATAATGCAGCTGCCAACAGATGGGCCAACTTTGTGGCTGTTGATTACTACAAGGTACATACATGAATGCATTCATGCTACTGTTTAATTGTAGGACTACTGAGAGTTCATGAAGCCATGACCCTGCAAATCAAGTTTCATTAAAGGCGTGCTTGCAAGTTAGATGTGTGGGTTGCTGCAGTGTTTGCAATATTATTCACATAAAAATGGCAAGATTTGTATAAAATACTGCTGTCCAAGTTTTATCCTTTGTTTCAGTAATTGTGTGGAACATAACATTTGAATGTTCTCTTTATCAATCATAAAGGAACAAGATTTTGATAGGTTTATTCAGAAGTTTAAATCAGAAAATTCTCTCAAGCTTTGGTTTTGATTCCCTTTACTTCACTGTCTTATTCATATTGAGTACTTCTAGTAATGTCATGGGAATTTGATTATATTCAGAGGAGATTACAAAGAATCCTGAGGATTTAAATTGCACTGATTTCAGAGAAGCGAAGGAGGAGGAGCATTTCAAGCAACAGACATGCTTAATGGGAGGTTGCTGTGTGGATGTGACGATGTCCATGCTTGTGCGGTAAGATCACCTGTTCTGTTCTGAGTTTTGAACTCCTAACCTCGATACGTAGATTCGAAAGAAGATAAGATCTTCGATAATAAAATCTAACAGAATGAAGGATTCATCCTATTTATTGCTACTGGTTAAGTTACTGCTCAGCTTTGTCTCACTAGTAATCTAGTAGATGCTATGACTGGAAACATGGATTTCATCTTTGTTCAACAAGATTGATGTAGGAACAATAGCTTCTGTATCTCTTCACACAAAACTTCATATAAACATATTTGCATTGCTTTATTCatttagctctctctctctctctctctctctctctctactcttCTTTCTTAGAGGCATGTGGTCGTCATTGTTTTCCCGACatgttacatgatgatggcaaaatAATATGTAACTATATAGAAAAGAAGCCCTGGCTTTGATAATGCCATCtctagtgtgt
This genomic window from Elaeis guineensis isolate ETL-2024a chromosome 13, EG11, whole genome shotgun sequence contains:
- the LOC105056074 gene encoding PI-PLC X domain-containing protein At5g67130 yields the protein MKTMGFSFSGLPLFLCLPFIFLLKAMRQSHFCQMDPLKILLVVVCLAFLSVSTACSNGNCRLLDECSSDGDCESGLYCFSCPLGFLGSRCVRSTISDQFKLVNNSLPFNKYAYLTTHNSYAIEGEPSHTGVPRVTFDNQEDSVTQQLNNGVRALMLDTYDFDDDVWLCHSNGGKCNDFTAFEPAIDTMKEIEAFLSANPSEIVTLILEDYVKAPNGLTKVFNDSGLLKYWFPVSRMPQIGQDWPLVSNMVASNQRLIVFTSVESKQESEGIAYQWNFMVENQYGDGGMKAGNCFNRAESAPLNDMSKSLVLVNYFPSIPVKLTACVQNSADLIGMLNTCYNAAANRWANFVAVDYYKRSEGGGAFQATDMLNGRLLCGCDDVHACAPGSTSGACTPP